In Bacteroidales bacterium, one genomic interval encodes:
- a CDS encoding DUF2971 domain-containing protein encodes MTLKRPKLIYKYHKNNQHLLSLLIDGQLWFSHQNELNDPYDCKFALSDKFLISLLKESSDTLLKDLQEKIPNLNSINKDRFFDKILPILKSNKWMNEFYSNLFEKSGWSVCCFSASPLNEIMWAHYANNHKGVCLEFDLSKTPELYEKLQPVTYEDTFPEIDTTDDLINALLRKRTAWSQEEEWRIITNVRGTKPFNKESLTAICFGCYADRLFIENIIKTTKESGYEKIGFKQMNFRIKGITLKPLYNPKTLTP; translated from the coding sequence ATGACATTAAAAAGACCCAAACTTATCTACAAGTATCATAAAAACAATCAGCATCTTCTTAGCCTTCTGATAGACGGACAACTATGGTTTTCTCACCAAAATGAACTCAATGACCCATACGACTGTAAATTTGCTTTATCCGACAAATTTTTAATTTCCCTATTGAAAGAATCCTCTGACACATTATTAAAAGACCTTCAAGAAAAAATTCCTAATTTAAACAGCATTAATAAAGACAGATTTTTTGATAAAATTCTTCCGATATTAAAAAGCAATAAGTGGATGAATGAATTTTATTCTAATCTTTTTGAAAAATCTGGTTGGAGCGTTTGTTGTTTCAGCGCAAGCCCATTGAATGAAATAATGTGGGCACATTACGCGAATAATCATAAAGGAGTTTGCTTAGAATTTGACTTATCAAAGACACCAGAATTGTATGAGAAATTGCAGCCCGTTACCTATGAAGATACTTTTCCTGAAATCGACACCACTGATGACCTAATAAATGCTTTATTAAGGAAGCGAACGGCTTGGAGCCAAGAAGAAGAATGGAGAATTATAACTAATGTCAGGGGTACAAAACCATTCAATAAAGAATCACTGACCGCAATTTGTTTTGGCTGTTATGCCGATAGGTTGTTTATTGAAAATATAATAAAGACTACAAAAGAAAGTGGGTACGAAAAGATTGGCTTCAAACAAATGAACTTTCGCATTAAAGGAATAACTCTAAAACCATTATACAACCCAAAAACTTTAACGCCATAA
- a CDS encoding DUF6438 domain-containing protein, with protein MGSSKSKNISGFQTITLKRTMCYGTCPVYDMEISANGEVNYNGEAFVEKMGHHRWSIQPDAIKSY; from the coding sequence ATGGGATCATCAAAAAGTAAAAACATTTCTGGTTTTCAAACCATTACTTTGAAGCGCACAATGTGCTACGGAACTTGTCCAGTTTATGATATGGAAATAAGTGCAAATGGTGAAGTAAATTACAACGGTGAAGCATTTGTCGAAAAAATGGGGCATCATAGATGGTCTATACAACCTGATGCAATCAAAAGTTATTGA
- a CDS encoding ADP-ribosylglycohydrolase family protein, translated as MEEASNRQLILGAIIGDIIGSVFEWNNVKTTDFQLFTERTDYTDDSVLTFATMDSVLNGIDYTTAYQTYGRKYPNRGYGGYFNSWIRAEHPKPYNSYGNGSAMRVSPVGWAYDTLEEVLHQAKRSAEVTHDHPEGIKGAQATAAAIFMARNGSSKANIKQYVQDAFGYDLERRIDDIRPIYKFNETCQETVPEAIIAFLESKDYESAIRLAISIGGDSDTVACITGGIAEAFYKEIPEWIVENALRLLPVDVIKMIEEFSLKYRRFK; from the coding sequence ATGGAAGAAGCAAGCAATAGGCAACTCATTCTGGGAGCCATCATTGGCGATATTATCGGTTCCGTCTTCGAGTGGAATAATGTGAAAACAACTGATTTTCAACTATTCACCGAAAGAACGGATTATACAGATGACAGCGTGCTGACATTTGCCACGATGGACAGCGTACTTAACGGCATTGATTACACCACAGCATACCAGACCTATGGCAGGAAATATCCGAATAGGGGTTACGGTGGATATTTTAACTCTTGGATTCGTGCCGAACATCCAAAGCCCTACAATAGTTATGGCAACGGATCAGCGATGCGTGTAAGTCCAGTAGGATGGGCTTATGATACACTGGAAGAAGTTCTACATCAAGCAAAAAGAAGCGCGGAAGTAACACACGATCATCCAGAAGGCATCAAAGGGGCTCAGGCAACAGCCGCCGCCATATTTATGGCAAGAAATGGTTCCAGTAAGGCTAATATCAAGCAATACGTCCAAGATGCGTTTGGATATGATCTGGAAAGACGAATTGATGATATCAGACCCATATACAAATTCAACGAAACTTGCCAAGAAACCGTTCCAGAAGCCATAATAGCCTTTCTGGAGAGCAAGGATTACGAAAGTGCTATCAGGCTTGCAATATCAATCGGTGGCGACAGCGATACGGTTGCGTGCATTACGGGCGGGATCGCTGAAGCGTTCTATAAGGAAATTCCTGAATGGATCGTGGAGAATGCGTTACGACTTTTGCCAGTAGACGTCATTAAAATGATTGAGGAATTTTCATTGAAGTATAGAAGATTTAAATAA